Part of the Solanum pennellii chromosome 10, SPENNV200 genome is shown below.
GGTTTCTGACATGATTCGGTCCGATCCAATAACCCTGTCAAGTTCCTCTTGAGCCTTTTGTTGCACCCTTGGGTTCCTAACTAGCTCTGCCATTGCCCATTCtactgttattgttgttgtgtcCATTCCTGCTGTAATCATATCCTGCACAATTTCAAGTACAAGCATTTAATATGAATGAGAATGAAAGATACAATTTGTATGATTATATGCAAAAACTAAATACTAGACAGTTCATTGAGTCCTATATATTTTCAGCATCGATTTGCTGCACTTGAGCCAAAGGTCCttcagaaacaacctctcttCCTTCATGAGGTAGGGGTATGGTCTGCATGCACTCTACCGTTCCCAAACCCCTCTGGGAATGTTGTTGATGTTGAAAccacatcaacataaatatcaatcATCATACCCAAAATCCTAACCTTTTCAAATCCTTGGGCTAACAAATATACAATATCCTTCCAAAGTTCTTGCTCTCATGTCAAAATATTGTTCCTTCTTACTCGTATCATAAACACATCAATGTACATATATACATTTTCAAATTGTTCATTCTTAGACATATCACAGACACATTTTCCAAAAGACGATTCATTCTTTATCATGTCATAGACAATTTATTATTGCATACTCTGCAAGTCtgcatacatatatacattttCATATTGCTAGTTCTTGATCATGTCATAGACATACTTTCAAATATGGATTCTTCTTTATCATGTCACAGACACATCATTGTACTTGCATACTCAATATACATATAGCATTTTCATATTGTTAGTTCTCTATCATGTCAGAGATTCATTTTCAAAAGATGGTTCGTTCTTTATCGCATAAATGCACTCGCATAGTCCCTATCTGAAACTAAGTTATAGCCCCAATTATAGTTATTTAACCAATTGAAGCTAACCTCGTGACTTTATCTTTTACTAGCTAAACACAATGACATGCACATGTACAAGATATATACAACTTGTACTTACCCAGAGGAGGCCGATAACAGTGTCATCACTAAGATCATACTGCTTCTGAAGAGTAAGCAAGGCATCGACGAAATGCTGCTTAGTATCACCAGTTTGTTTGCGAGCCAAAGTGTGTTCTTCCATGATAATTCTTGTTAACCGGTCTCTACGTTCAGAGTGTTTCACAAGTGCCTCGTTTTCCATTGAGAAAAACCAACGGAGCCATGGAACATACTCTGCCAAGGGAAGTTTTCCACCGATTTTGATGCCATTAGATACAATGCCCTTAAATTCTTGGCCTTGTTCATCAATCTCACCAGCTGCATTCATGAATCTTTTACCAAAAGTTAGCCTTGTAATGTTGTTGAATGCTACTGATCCCAAGTACTCTCTCATCAACAGGCTTTTACCCCTATTATCTGCAGAGTATTAAGCATTACAGTTAGCACACATGAATAGATTCAATAAATTGAACATAAAAAAGTCCCAACGACGAACTGTTTGAATCATTGAAAACTAGACTCAAAGAGCTTTAATTTGATACAAAAATGCATAACGTATCATATAAATCTAGCTTCAATAAgcaataaaatactaaaattaacATACCAGGCTTAGTACAGTCATTGAAAATACTTTCCACCATGGCAGTAACTTCATCTTCTCTAATAGGCCTAAGAGATTCAAGTCTTTTAGGAGTAAAAAGTTCGAGATTACAAAGCTTCCTTACTTTGACATAATGAGGACCGTAATCAGCCCAAATCAAATCCATCCCATTTCTACTCAAATTATTAGCAGGTCTAGTTCTAAATCGATCTGCTAAATTCTGATCATTCTCTTTCAATACTTGTTTCGCTAATTCAGCTGTAGTTACGACGACGTTCAGCTGTGAACCGAAGTAAACTGAGAAAATCGGGCCGTATGTTTGGGCCCAATCGGCGAAGCATCGGAATCTCACTGGTTTAATGTCGTAGAGGTTTCCGACCACCGGTAACGGCCGTGGACCTGGTGGTAATTTGAATCGGAGACGGTGGTAGAGTTTATGAGCTAAGAAAATTAGGGCTATTGAAGTtagaacaattaaaaataaagccATTGatgagatttatttttttagagagtgtgtttttagttattatttatacaaaacAATGGTTTGCGTTTGGAGTTTTGGTAGGTGGAACGTTCAAAGAAGAGGTAGTTGGCACTGAAAATGACACTATTTTGGTAAATTTCTCAATCACGTGGCTGGTTTTAAACCTTCGACATTGTTacgtataaaaaataatataacttgaaacgaaatttaagaaaagaaagaagatttttttaatcttgtgattttaaattaaagttacgtcaaatataccaaaatgctctttaatcttgtggtcccAACATGcaacgtggaaagttaaagtttctCCCTCTGTCCGCAAATGTTTGTCATATTGCGCTTattgaaattcaatttgaataattttcaaaggtaaattaaatcacattaatttgatattttaaataaaaaaactagatattctaaaactatatgaaaagtactatatattacaaattttttacatattaatatgatgaaaaaatgcatcttaaaatgttattcaaagtatttatagtttgactctaaaaatagaaatcattaCAAACAATATCAGACAGAGGAAGTAAAGtgttaccaaaaaagaaaaggagtcattcttttttaaacaaattaaaaagaaaatagagacattcttttttaaacggatgaaataaataataacaaaataatataatgtcgTAACCTAATAATAGGAGTACTATGATAATGACACAATCAAAAAAGCAAAGACTATTAAGAGAAACTATAACTACGATCATTTTACCTAATAAACCATCTTGATAATTTGAAGCTATGTTACGTACGAGGTCAAAAGGAACTAGATCTAAGGAATCTAAacacaaaaattgaaattaacgtttaattacataattttgtCATTGACTTACATGATTAGATTAGAGTTTTCCCCTTATAACGAGGCATAATTATATAATCCATGTAAATTATTACAAATTCAATGCAACttttgttcatttcataatttgtTGGGAATTGTTGTACCATAcgtttttatgaaaaaaatcgtttcatttttacttatattccaatattattattagaaataaatattttattttaaatacttaccaACCAAACAAGCTACACATAATTATATTGCTGCTATACTAATAAAGATGATGTATGCTGCCAGACAAATGTTTgaagtaatatttatttattgaatacTTTATAATAATTGAGATATGACCTCTACAGTATTTTCTGGACACTCTCCTTCAACGTAGCTTCTCCTCTGTCATCAATCAATATTAACTGATTTATAGTGTTATGcgttataaaaatatatgaatatcaATAGAGTAACTTTTAcgtatagcaaatataaaaattatatttatttttataactatACTTTACATAATTGTGtttcataataaatataaatatttatttttcgctatatatataaaaaataattgtataattcgctatacattaGAAAGAAACCAGTTGTACTATTCgttatatatgtaaaaaagaaagcaattgtataatttgtatatgtataaaacgagaaagagagagccaaaagaaaattgggcagagaaatatttgtattgtataattataagtgtataggacaaaAATATGTGTATTTGCATATGCGTACACatttttctctcactttattcaaacagaaacacaatttacatttcgtttctgtttgtataagagatagaggcgagggtggcgagcaaGATCTGAGAGAGCGAGATAGAAGAAcgaaaaaatatgtatatatatacaattttctctcgctttatacaaacacaaacgcattttatacatttgcgtttgtataaaagcgagagagggagagtggcgagagagagtttgagggagagatgtgactgacaaacagtttgttATAGCCTATaaggcacaattaaatcaaaatgtgattatagcatttaatttaatttattaatttatccattatatacaatttttcctaaTCAATAtcataaagatatataatttattaacatgCTAAAAGTGACAATGCATGAAAagtgatatttaaaaaaaaaaatagaccaaataaaaatgaaatagagattaaaatgacaagtaaaaataaaaataaacgcGACACTAGGTATAAATGCACAATAAATTGTGAGATCTAAAACTCAGGCGGAAGAATTAATTTTACGAGTAAATTAACTCACGAACAATAAGCTGTTTGAATTACTCACtcaatgtttttttataataaatattcaatgtTATACGTTGAAAATATTACTGTAAATTTACATCTTGGTTTATAAAACTTTTGGCTAAAGAATTGTCTTCAATTTTGATAACATGGTGCTAAATATTTCAACTTCTTGTTGTGTATATTGCTTCTGCTTATTCTTCAGTTCCTTGTACATCACCTTCACATCTCTGAAAAAATCAAATGTCAAATTTTTGAGGggttaatgaagaaaaaatcgCACGAAATCGAATAAATAACATATGTAGACTATGTTGCTTAGACACAAAATATGTTGCACGTGTATCATATTTTCCAAAATGCAATTCTTTAGGAGGATTCGCTGACATCTATGAAGAATCCGAGCAACAGGTACCTGTTGGTTGGATCAACTTCAAGAGCTTTGTTAatatcaatttcagccttttccaGCTCATTGATTCTTAGATATGCTTGAGCCCTTCTGAATAGAGCTTTGACATTACATGGATCATACTCTATAACCTGTTTTCACATTATATAACGATAGatttattaaatcaaaaatactttcaataattagagctgtcaatatggacTTAACAATACTAAACAAAAGCAACTCAACTCATGATAATTTAACTGAAGCGAAATATTTTTAAGCCCGGCCCAAATACACCACTAACCCATAGTGAACCTTAATCCAAAGTGTGACTTAAAAGTGAAGAGGAAAAAGGGTAAGTAATAAACCTTGCTACATAGTTCTGAGGCTTCTTGATGCTCTCCCATCTTCAACTTGCAAGCAGCATTGTTCAAATAACACGATATTCGCAAAGTATTTGCTCGACACTTCTCATCATTATTGAAAGAGTGATCGAATTGGATGAATTTCGAGGCCTGAAATTCACAATACATACATTTCAATTTACATGAATAACATTAGTCGTTCCTTATCTTGTTTGAGACTGAGACGTATAGTTATTGATATATgcaaaactaaacaaaaaaaacaagaatGAAAAGCTATTACATTCCTTCTCATACTTCCTTGAGGCACATTGAAAATTCCCATCTTTGAATAGTACATTTCCCTCATTCTTGATTTTATCACAtgcttcaattttttcttttgtttccaTTTTCCAAAATGGTTTCTCCTgtatgaatagaaaaaaaaaagcttttaatttttttttttaaaaaaaaacattaatttgatCATTCTGAAACTAAAATTAATTCTTTGTTTAGAAAAAAAGACCTTGTTGAAATCAACCAATTTGATCTCATAAAACATAGAGTGTGAGTTGATAGTCACTATtgcttcttctccttttttcaTAGTCATGATAGCTCTAtctaaattttcatataattgaCCTGCATTGATTATCATAACAGTAGCGAAGTCaggattttcattaaaaaaaattcagatgAACGAATCCCTTGAGCCCCTTAACTTCGACATTATCAAACGTGCAAGCTGGTCCAAACAACATcgttataatttttgtttagatGAAACAAGACAAAGGAGAAAAGTTTACCTTCTAAACATACATATTCAAAAGattcttcatgtgatccttttctttcaaatataGTCCCATCTAGTAGCTTTCCAATATAGACCACTTCAAGAACACACAAATCATTCCAAATTTAATCTTCTTAactttatacatgtattaaataaacaaatttaatttgtaaaaaTTAATTACCTTTTGCAAGGGATCCTTCATTAGGATGATCATAACCTTCACCAGCCTTAATTATCTTCTTAAGAACTTTGTTATCTCCAATAACATCAACAACACTTTTCCATGAAATCAACTCAAGATGAATTATCAAATTGGAATTTGATGATTGCAATATTCCAAttccatcaccatcaccatcaaaacttgaatttcCAAAATAATCTTCAAAATGATTAGacaaaatttaatcaaatattcttttttttttcttttattgcttatgaataatatttattgCTGTATTTATCAAACTTACAAGCTGGCTTCACAATTAACTCAACTATTTCTCCTTTTCTCATAGTCTTTAAAGATTTCTTCATGGCTGGATATAAATGAcctaataaaaatgaaaaatgtattaGAAATATTGCTCGgaccttttaaaaatattgtcgCGCCCATGTCAGGTTTAAAAATACACAACTTTTTGAAGATCCAacacaaacaaataatatttttaaacacACAGAGCAACATAAGTCTTAGAATGTAAAAAGTAGCTCTAATATGTATTTACCTTCCATTAAAGAAAACTCAACAGCATCATCAGATTGTGATAGAATTTTTCCATCTGCAGAGCTTGCTACATACTTCACTGTCCAATAAAAAAGAggtaatagaattttttttttaaaaaaattataaagaaaactgAAATTTGTCTATTTATAACGACACTTGTAATTAGGTCACTAAAAAGTTCATGTCAATAGGTGAAATTCAAAATCTAGTTACACGTGCAAGATAATATTGAGTTATACgataattatttcatattttcgtCTTATAGAAGTCTTGAATCAtcttaaatttttgtattgGATGCTTAGACAACGTCAATTTAGAATATACAGAAATAAAATTCAAGCTGGCACgaataaaagtgaaataagaCGAGACGTTACCTAGTACTTCATCTACATCTCTAGGTGTAGCCCATCCTTGACCttctttgattattttcttcaatattCCTCCATCTCCACTAATATCTCTAATTGAATTCCAAGAAATTAATTCTATTTCAAAAATGAGTGTTGAATTTGGAGGAATTAAAGGGGGTGAACCAGTTTCTCCATAAGACAAATTTGGTGGAATTGTTAATATTGCtctttcattctttttcatTGTTGCAATTCTTTCATCCCATCCTTTAATAACTTCACCTGAAAATTGAAATGAACAATGCCTTTTGTATCATAACATAAGATATAAGTGATTTTTTTCGGATTCGAAAGAAAGATATTTAACATTTTGAGTGAAATAACATAAGATAAGTGATTTTTTCTGAtacgaaaaaaagaaaagaatagtgATATTTCGAGTGAATTAACAAAAAACTAATTTACttaattcaaaaaatgattttattcgtctattttcaatatttcatgaaccttttaaaaaaataaatataataaacaagtATTTGGATAATGTAAAAAGAAAGTGGAATAATACCTTGTCCTAGCTTGAATGTAAAAGTCTTTCCTCTATCATAGCTTGAATCAAAAAATTCCCCATCTTGAAGTTTCACTCTGTAATGAACTAAATAAcccaaaaatgataaaataaaaactcaagaaaaaaaaaaaagagaataaagaattaaatcaaaaaaaaaaatcatacctaGGATTTTAACAACAAGAGGATAGAATAGAGAGTACGTAAATCTTACCCCTATTTCTAGAGAGAGTACTGTTTTCAATAGCCCCTTGattcaatgaaaaaaataatccaaaGTAGTAACAAAAGTAAAAACATGACATGACATTTTGAACTACGATAAtcaaagtataaaaaataacatatagtaACAGAAATCGAAAATTAATTAAGCAATACTACcttgaatttcatcaccatgaAATGGTGTCTTCCAAGAATTACCCTTTTGCAAAatcttttttctcaaaccttctTTCCCAATTACTATCTCTTGTGAATCTTgaattttagtttcaaaattcaCTTTGTTACTTCTATTAGAATTAAAATCCcccattttcccttttttttttctctttagtGAAAAAGAAGATAAGTTTTGTTGTAGTAGACAAACAAGGAGAGCTCCAAATTGAAGATAAGCCGTTAGTTTCCCACACTTTCAAAAAGTTCTTTTAGTTAGGATTTCTTTTCCAAAATTGCCCCTGTTTGAATGATCTTTGTACAAATATATCCTCGCCGTTAATATAAAGATATGTTTTTTCAATCCAAAAAGACAAGTGAACAAATTAACAAGATATGAAAATGAAGATTGCACTACATTTGTCATAGAGCAGCTCGGTGTACTTAACTTCGACTATGTGTGGAGTCTAGACTCTAGATAAGAATGAGACGGTAATGGTCTATTGTACACATTTGTCATAGCTTGTAGGTGCTTTTGTTTCAAATAAAAGCATCTGCTCTTtcgaaataaagaaaagaaaaagattatcTAATTAGTTTTCCGAATATTATGAAGAGACCGCTAATTTTGAGGCAATATCTCAATAAACCCAGGTATGTGAAACTCTAAACACAAATAAGGTATATCAGTTCTAtataagtataaagatggtatTAAATGGCAacgtaactttcacatataccaaacacaaaattcatatttgtatgttatagcaaagtttgcataattgcgcttcatTGCAaacatatatttgtataattcgctatacatatacaattgaagcgaattatataaaacgaattgtataaaacgagagagagagagagaaataatatacaatttgaatttgtataaaacgagaaagagagaaaggcaaaagagacttgggcaggaaaatatttgtattgtataattataagtgtgtaggacgattatatacaatttgaaattgtataaaatgagaaagagagaaaggcaaaagagacttaggcagggaatatacaattgaatcgaattgtataaaacgagaaagacagaaaggcaaaagagacttaggcagggaatatacaattgaatcgaattgtataaaacgagaaagacagaaaggcaaaagagacttaggcagggaatatacaattgaatcgaattgtataaaacgagaaagacagaaaggcaaaagagacttaggcagggaatatacaattgaatcgaattgtataaaacgagaaagacagaaaggcaaaagagacttaggcagggaatatacaattgaatcgaattgtataaaacgagaaagacagaaaggcaaaagagacttaggcagggaatatacaattgaatcgaattgtataaaacgagaaagacagaaaggcaaaagagacttaggcagggaatatacaattgaatcgaattgtataaaacgagaaagacagaaaggcaaaagagacttaggcagggaatatacaattgaatcgaattgtataaaacgagaaagacagaaaggcaaaagagacttaggcagggaatatacaattgaatcgaattgtataaaacgagaaagacagaaaggcaaaagagacttaggcagggaatatacaattgaatcgaattgtataaaacgagaaagacagaaaggcaaaagagacttaggcagggaatatacaattgaatcgaattgtataaaacgagaaagacagaaaggcaaaagagacttaggcagggaatatacaattgaatcgaattgtataaaacgagaaagacagaaaggcaaaagagacttaggcagggaatatacaattgaatcgaattgtataaaacgagaaagacagaaaggcaaaagagacttaggcagggaatatacaattgaatcgaattgtataaaacgagaaagacagaaaggcaaaagagacttaggcagggaatatacaattgaatcgaattgtataaaacgagaaagacagaaaggcaaaagagacttaggcagggaatatacaattgaatcgaat
Proteins encoded:
- the LOC107002813 gene encoding 70 kDa peptidyl-prolyl isomerase-like, whose amino-acid sequence is MGDFNSNRSNKVNFETKIQDSQEIVIGKEGLRKKILQKGNSWKTPFHGDEIQVHYRVKLQDGEFFDSSYDRGKTFTFKLGQGEVIKGWDERIATMKKNERAILTIPPNLSYGETGSPPLIPPNSTLIFEIELISWNSIRDISGDGGILKKIIKEGQGWATPRDVDEVLVKYVASSADGKILSQSDDAVEFSLMEGHLYPAMKKSLKTMRKGEIVELIVKPAYYFGNSSFDGDGDGIGILQSSNSNLIIHLELISWKSVVDVIGDNKVLKKIIKAGEGYDHPNEGSLAKVVYIGKLLDGTIFERKGSHEESFEYVCLEGQLYENLDRAIMTMKKGEEAIVTINSHSMFYEIKLVDFNKEKPFWKMETKEKIEACDKIKNEGNVLFKDGNFQCASRKYEKASKFIQFDHSFNNDEKCRANTLRISCYLNNAACKLKMGEHQEASELCSKVIEYDPCNVKALFRRAQAYLRINELEKAEIDINKALEVDPTNRDVKVMYKELKNKQKQYTQQEVEIFSTMLSKLKTIL
- the LOC107002593 gene encoding cytochrome P450 98A2-like; protein product: MALFLIVLTSIALIFLAHKLYHRLRFKLPPGPRPLPVVGNLYDIKPVRFRCFADWAQTYGPIFSVYFGSQLNVVVTTAELAKQVLKENDQNLADRFRTRPANNLSRNGMDLIWADYGPHYVKVRKLCNLELFTPKRLESLRPIREDEVTAMVESIFNDCTKPDNRGKSLLMREYLGSVAFNNITRLTFGKRFMNAAGEIDEQGQEFKGIVSNGIKIGGKLPLAEYVPWLRWFFSMENEALVKHSERRDRLTRIIMEEHTLARKQTGDTKQHFVDALLTLQKQYDLSDDTVIGLLWDMITAGMDTTTITVEWAMAELVRNPRVQQKAQEELDRVIGSDRIMSETDFSRLPYLQCVAKEALRLHPPTPLMLPHKASASVKIGGYDIPKGAIVHVNVWAVARDPAVWKDPLEFRPERFLEEDVDMKGHDYRLLPFGAGRRVCPGAQLAINLVTSMLGHLLHHFTWSPPPGVSPEDIDLMENPGTVTYMKNPIQAIPIPRLPAHLYKRVPMDM